The following proteins come from a genomic window of Manduca sexta isolate Smith_Timp_Sample1 chromosome 6, JHU_Msex_v1.0, whole genome shotgun sequence:
- the LOC115451981 gene encoding uncharacterized protein LOC115451981 isoform X2, with protein MNLINMCSALKYLPQWIIWVTIFCDGSHGLTCHARHRMNPRRRIEEFLNTERTNTPMESQENPKEPKLILQVFVNDKQTYNGTIYYDVGDRLRFSCDVLHEPVYVVYRNKIIHQWISGHQHIIPQQGTIRKFDFNIIADDLDNKSSIYCTMDGENINTLQSDIKELIMNPGTSKSDDNIIEYNEEHPTFTCNCKGSYEGKKILPATDSNSYYVCVIINKINESGEEAHYTREIYNKTIFKYIPMQKENNTHNASKLSNTSIIGIGLGVTVCIVLMGIVCLLYVVKKRRAKLQPPRNRDSVSNQVIYADLELSERPSRTILEQENDDTPYAQVIGIVQKNK; from the exons ATGAATTTGATTAATATGTGTTCTGcactaaaatatttaccacaatGGATAATTTGGGTGACTATTTTTTGTG ATGGAAGTCACGGATTAACATGTCATGCGCGACATAGAATGAACCCGAGAAGACGCATAGAGGAGTTTTTAAACACAGAAAGAACAAATACGCCCATGGAGTCGCAAGAAAATCCTA AGGAACCGAAATTAATTCTGCAAGTGTTTGTAAATGACAAACAAACCTACAATG gaACCATCTATTATGATGTTGGCGATAGATTGCGTTTTTCCTGTGATGTATTACATGAGCCGGTTTACGTAGTGTACCGTAATAAAATCATCCATCAGTGGa TTTCAGGACATCAACACATAATACCACAACAAGGAACGATTCGGAAATTCGACTTTAATATTATAGCAGATGATTTAGACAACAAGTCTAGTATATACTGTACAATGGATGGAGAGAATATAAATACACTCCAAAGTGATATTAAGGAATTGATCATGAATCCAG GGACTTCGAAAtctgatgataatattattgaatataatgaaGAACACCCTACATTTACTTGCAACTGTAAAG GTTCCTATGAAGGAAAGAAAATTCTGCCGGCCACCGATTCTAACTCATATTATGTCTGTGTAATCATCAACAAAATTAACGAGAGCGGAGAAGAGGCACATTATACacgagaaatttataataagacTATATTCAAGTATATTCCGATGCAAAAGGAAAATAATACACACAATGCCTCAAAGTTATCAAACACTA GTATAATTGGGATCGGATTGGGTGTAACCGTATGTATCGTGTTGATGGGCATTGTTTGTCTTCTATATGTGGTAAAGAAAAGACGAGCCAAGCTTCAACCACCACGTAACCGAGATAGT GTTTCCAATCAAGTAATTTATGCAGATCTGGAACTATCCGAAAGACCTTCTAGAACCATCTTAGAACAAGAAAATGATGATACACCATACGCTCAAGTTATCGGAAtcgtacaaaaaaataaataa
- the LOC115451981 gene encoding uncharacterized protein LOC115451981 isoform X3, with protein MNLINMCSALKYLPQWIIWVTIFCEEPKLILQVFVNDKQTYNGTIYYDVGDRLRFSCDVLHEPVYVVYRNKIIHQWISGHQHIIPQQGTIRKFDFNIIADDLDNKSSIYCTMDGENINTLQSDIKELIMNPGTSKSDDNIIEYNEEHPTFTCNCKGSYEGKKILPATDSNSYYVCVIINKINESGEEAHYTREIYNKTIFKYIPMQKENNTHNASKLSNTSIIGIGLGVTVCIVLMGIVCLLYVVKKRRAKLQPPRNRDSVSNQVIYADLELSERPSRTILEQENDDTPYAQVIGIVQKNK; from the exons ATGAATTTGATTAATATGTGTTCTGcactaaaatatttaccacaatGGATAATTTGGGTGACTATTTTTTGTG AGGAACCGAAATTAATTCTGCAAGTGTTTGTAAATGACAAACAAACCTACAATG gaACCATCTATTATGATGTTGGCGATAGATTGCGTTTTTCCTGTGATGTATTACATGAGCCGGTTTACGTAGTGTACCGTAATAAAATCATCCATCAGTGGa TTTCAGGACATCAACACATAATACCACAACAAGGAACGATTCGGAAATTCGACTTTAATATTATAGCAGATGATTTAGACAACAAGTCTAGTATATACTGTACAATGGATGGAGAGAATATAAATACACTCCAAAGTGATATTAAGGAATTGATCATGAATCCAG GGACTTCGAAAtctgatgataatattattgaatataatgaaGAACACCCTACATTTACTTGCAACTGTAAAG GTTCCTATGAAGGAAAGAAAATTCTGCCGGCCACCGATTCTAACTCATATTATGTCTGTGTAATCATCAACAAAATTAACGAGAGCGGAGAAGAGGCACATTATACacgagaaatttataataagacTATATTCAAGTATATTCCGATGCAAAAGGAAAATAATACACACAATGCCTCAAAGTTATCAAACACTA GTATAATTGGGATCGGATTGGGTGTAACCGTATGTATCGTGTTGATGGGCATTGTTTGTCTTCTATATGTGGTAAAGAAAAGACGAGCCAAGCTTCAACCACCACGTAACCGAGATAGT GTTTCCAATCAAGTAATTTATGCAGATCTGGAACTATCCGAAAGACCTTCTAGAACCATCTTAGAACAAGAAAATGATGATACACCATACGCTCAAGTTATCGGAAtcgtacaaaaaaataaataa
- the LOC115451981 gene encoding uncharacterized protein LOC115451981 isoform X1: MLLRAGAGTKPIKLFSSDQATSLIKYWCKICWYGSHGLTCHARHRMNPRRRIEEFLNTERTNTPMESQENPKEPKLILQVFVNDKQTYNGTIYYDVGDRLRFSCDVLHEPVYVVYRNKIIHQWISGHQHIIPQQGTIRKFDFNIIADDLDNKSSIYCTMDGENINTLQSDIKELIMNPGTSKSDDNIIEYNEEHPTFTCNCKGSYEGKKILPATDSNSYYVCVIINKINESGEEAHYTREIYNKTIFKYIPMQKENNTHNASKLSNTSIIGIGLGVTVCIVLMGIVCLLYVVKKRRAKLQPPRNRDSVSNQVIYADLELSERPSRTILEQENDDTPYAQVIGIVQKNK; the protein is encoded by the exons ATGCTGCTTCGTGCAGGCGCCGGGACGAAACCAATTAAGTTGTTTTCAAGCGATCAAGCGacatcattaataaaatattggtgtAAAATATGTTGGT ATGGAAGTCACGGATTAACATGTCATGCGCGACATAGAATGAACCCGAGAAGACGCATAGAGGAGTTTTTAAACACAGAAAGAACAAATACGCCCATGGAGTCGCAAGAAAATCCTA AGGAACCGAAATTAATTCTGCAAGTGTTTGTAAATGACAAACAAACCTACAATG gaACCATCTATTATGATGTTGGCGATAGATTGCGTTTTTCCTGTGATGTATTACATGAGCCGGTTTACGTAGTGTACCGTAATAAAATCATCCATCAGTGGa TTTCAGGACATCAACACATAATACCACAACAAGGAACGATTCGGAAATTCGACTTTAATATTATAGCAGATGATTTAGACAACAAGTCTAGTATATACTGTACAATGGATGGAGAGAATATAAATACACTCCAAAGTGATATTAAGGAATTGATCATGAATCCAG GGACTTCGAAAtctgatgataatattattgaatataatgaaGAACACCCTACATTTACTTGCAACTGTAAAG GTTCCTATGAAGGAAAGAAAATTCTGCCGGCCACCGATTCTAACTCATATTATGTCTGTGTAATCATCAACAAAATTAACGAGAGCGGAGAAGAGGCACATTATACacgagaaatttataataagacTATATTCAAGTATATTCCGATGCAAAAGGAAAATAATACACACAATGCCTCAAAGTTATCAAACACTA GTATAATTGGGATCGGATTGGGTGTAACCGTATGTATCGTGTTGATGGGCATTGTTTGTCTTCTATATGTGGTAAAGAAAAGACGAGCCAAGCTTCAACCACCACGTAACCGAGATAGT GTTTCCAATCAAGTAATTTATGCAGATCTGGAACTATCCGAAAGACCTTCTAGAACCATCTTAGAACAAGAAAATGATGATACACCATACGCTCAAGTTATCGGAAtcgtacaaaaaaataaataa
- the LOC115451981 gene encoding uncharacterized protein LOC115451981 isoform X4, with protein sequence MNLINMCSALKYLPQWIIWVTIFCGTIYYDVGDRLRFSCDVLHEPVYVVYRNKIIHQWISGHQHIIPQQGTIRKFDFNIIADDLDNKSSIYCTMDGENINTLQSDIKELIMNPGTSKSDDNIIEYNEEHPTFTCNCKGSYEGKKILPATDSNSYYVCVIINKINESGEEAHYTREIYNKTIFKYIPMQKENNTHNASKLSNTSIIGIGLGVTVCIVLMGIVCLLYVVKKRRAKLQPPRNRDSVSNQVIYADLELSERPSRTILEQENDDTPYAQVIGIVQKNK encoded by the exons ATGAATTTGATTAATATGTGTTCTGcactaaaatatttaccacaatGGATAATTTGGGTGACTATTTTTTGTG gaACCATCTATTATGATGTTGGCGATAGATTGCGTTTTTCCTGTGATGTATTACATGAGCCGGTTTACGTAGTGTACCGTAATAAAATCATCCATCAGTGGa TTTCAGGACATCAACACATAATACCACAACAAGGAACGATTCGGAAATTCGACTTTAATATTATAGCAGATGATTTAGACAACAAGTCTAGTATATACTGTACAATGGATGGAGAGAATATAAATACACTCCAAAGTGATATTAAGGAATTGATCATGAATCCAG GGACTTCGAAAtctgatgataatattattgaatataatgaaGAACACCCTACATTTACTTGCAACTGTAAAG GTTCCTATGAAGGAAAGAAAATTCTGCCGGCCACCGATTCTAACTCATATTATGTCTGTGTAATCATCAACAAAATTAACGAGAGCGGAGAAGAGGCACATTATACacgagaaatttataataagacTATATTCAAGTATATTCCGATGCAAAAGGAAAATAATACACACAATGCCTCAAAGTTATCAAACACTA GTATAATTGGGATCGGATTGGGTGTAACCGTATGTATCGTGTTGATGGGCATTGTTTGTCTTCTATATGTGGTAAAGAAAAGACGAGCCAAGCTTCAACCACCACGTAACCGAGATAGT GTTTCCAATCAAGTAATTTATGCAGATCTGGAACTATCCGAAAGACCTTCTAGAACCATCTTAGAACAAGAAAATGATGATACACCATACGCTCAAGTTATCGGAAtcgtacaaaaaaataaataa